GCGATGAGTTAATCAGTTATGTTGAAATTCTTTCAAATGAAGGGATTGATATTAATGAACCAAATAAAATCGGTCAAACTGCTCTCCACATAGCGATGGAAAGCAATAAGTCAAATATTCTGGACTTATTGCTTCAGAAGGGAGCTGATCCAAATCAACAGGATCATGAAGGCAATTCGGCCTTTTTTATAGCAGTGGCCCATAAAGGAAATATTGACCTTTATAAGAAATTAGCAGAGTATGATTCCATGGATTTCGAACAAACAAATAAACGTGGTGAAAAGGCACTTCATCATATTTTGAAAAACACAAGTGGGTTTTCTCATAGTGTGGATTTGATCCTTCAAATGATTGAGGATGGAGTTGATCTAAAGAGCACCTGTATGCACTATGACAATGCATATTCAGGTTGGTATTGGATTGCTCAACAGAATGCTGAGTCTTTCCAAAAGATTTTCAATAGCGCAGGACCGGACATCAACGAGCAGGACGATCTAGGTAATACTCTGCTTCATTTGGTTGTTGTAAAAGACTCCAACCATGATCAAAATGTTGCTAAAGAAACCTACAAAAAGGTCAAGTTTCTGTTGGACAACGGTGCATCTGCAAGTATGTTGAACAACCAGGAAAAAACAGCGATGATGCTTGCTTCTGAAGACAACTTAAAGGGGAAAACTGTCGAATTATTATTGATTGCAGAACAAAAAGAAAGATAGAAACTATGTCCATTTCATTTATCATAGCCTGCGAAGGCGGAAAGAGAAAAATTGCTGAATTATTGTTGACCAATAAAGAAGTTGATGTAACCTATACAGATGAAAAAGGTCGAACTGCCCTTCATTATGCTGCCCATCGAGGTTATTTAGATTTGGTAAAAATTCTGATTGCAGAAGGTGCTGATTTAGATTATGAAGATCATCAGGGTGAAACTCCTCTATTTTTCGCCTGCCTACAAAAACAAAAACAAACAGCATTATACCTAATTGAAGAAGGCGCCAAAGTAAATATTAACGACCTCAAAGGCAACAGCTTATTGCATTTAACAGCATCTACAGGTCAGTCTGACGTTCTTGAAGTATTGATAGAAAAAGGTTTGGATGTAAATTCTGACAATAACAATGCTGAACAGCCACTATTTCTGGCTGTATTGAACAGGAGGTTGGAAGCTGCAAAAGCCTTAATTGAGTCAGGAGCGAATCCGGACAGTACCAATAAAGTGCAGATTTCACCTCTGCTGCTCGCTGTTAGAAACCGACAATTACCAATGGTTGATTTATTAATTGATAGCGGAGCTAATGTAAACCATGTAAATGAATCTGGTGAATCTGCTTTATTGGTTGCATGTTACGAAGGTAACAAAGCAATGGTGAAGAAATTACTTGACAATGGTGCCGACGTAAGTATAACTAATTCTATTGGTGTCTCACCTATTTGGTATGCCTGTGCACATAATCAGAAAGAAATTGTGACCTTATTGCTTGATAATGGCTTAGATGTGAACCATAGTAGACCTATTACAGGCAATGACCAAGCGATATATGGTTATTTGGATTTTGTGGAAACAAGCAATAACCTATCTATTGATGCTCAATTCAACTTTAGGGTGCAGGATTCCCAAGGCGGTGAAAGCCTTTTACATCATGCTGTTAAAAACGGTCATTTGAGCATGGTGAAATTACTAATCGAGCGTGGTGCCAATATCAATATCCAGGATGAATCAGGCAATTCGGCATTACATTATGCTGCAGCAAATGGCAAGAAAGATGTGATAAAATACCTTCTTGAAAACAATGCAGATCCGCAACTAGTGAATGTGAAGGAGCAAAAGGCTATTGATTATTCGAATATAAAGGGGCTAAACGAAATAACCGCCCTTTTGATAGAGTTCTGTTCGCCAAAGGCCAAGAACGATGCTCCTACGGCTTTAAATATCCAGAAATCGGAAACTATGGTCGCCCCTATCGACAAGAAAAAAGCGTTGATGGACCTGAAAGAGCTTTTAGATGCAGGCATTCTTACACAAGAGGAATTCAATGAAGAAAAAAGCAAGATCTTAGCTGGTTAAAAATCCCAAATTGTTCGATAATTTACTATCTTTTTTTGCGTTAAATA
The Sphingobacterium daejeonense genome window above contains:
- a CDS encoding ankyrin repeat domain-containing protein; its protein translation is MSISFIIACEGGKRKIAELLLTNKEVDVTYTDEKGRTALHYAAHRGYLDLVKILIAEGADLDYEDHQGETPLFFACLQKQKQTALYLIEEGAKVNINDLKGNSLLHLTASTGQSDVLEVLIEKGLDVNSDNNNAEQPLFLAVLNRRLEAAKALIESGANPDSTNKVQISPLLLAVRNRQLPMVDLLIDSGANVNHVNESGESALLVACYEGNKAMVKKLLDNGADVSITNSIGVSPIWYACAHNQKEIVTLLLDNGLDVNHSRPITGNDQAIYGYLDFVETSNNLSIDAQFNFRVQDSQGGESLLHHAVKNGHLSMVKLLIERGANINIQDESGNSALHYAAANGKKDVIKYLLENNADPQLVNVKEQKAIDYSNIKGLNEITALLIEFCSPKAKNDAPTALNIQKSETMVAPIDKKKALMDLKELLDAGILTQEEFNEEKSKILAG
- a CDS encoding ankyrin repeat domain-containing protein yields the protein MFEKTPLIQAIDKGDMTTAIELYQQGEKIPHSQHSYDYNQLYDTLLRNKGYELINLMSENGEIEKDIYMLDKIDGSIYSSIIKKRNPDGDFVAFLQDFISSSDNINDEVSGETLLSYAIQSKVDSSIIKAMVDAGCRVDFKDNSENNLINISIKKHDLNGDELISYVEILSNEGIDINEPNKIGQTALHIAMESNKSNILDLLLQKGADPNQQDHEGNSAFFIAVAHKGNIDLYKKLAEYDSMDFEQTNKRGEKALHHILKNTSGFSHSVDLILQMIEDGVDLKSTCMHYDNAYSGWYWIAQQNAESFQKIFNSAGPDINEQDDLGNTLLHLVVVKDSNHDQNVAKETYKKVKFLLDNGASASMLNNQEKTAMMLASEDNLKGKTVELLLIAEQKER